One region of Gossypium raimondii isolate GPD5lz chromosome 6, ASM2569854v1, whole genome shotgun sequence genomic DNA includes:
- the LOC105774046 gene encoding pathogen-associated molecular patterns-induced protein A70 — MSTVPYSLWSSILSWFTPTVFFVFLNLTIGTIYFTSTLSSSKPSSDAQRQYHPDDETNPKFVRSPSMLQRLKSINLYAYRSQEPVVASATTAYESVPDVGDFHFSFQQQTPQQQHQPSFERSPSVLQRLKSINLYSYFSPEQTKTHESYPHNPPEVAQGEGHDEKVQEPEKQDEKEGTQGEGKTLDEVYSQLKEGNHVARTKSDTKPASGEVPTKLPRKMKKSASVKSAFRHFEEEDIVENRRPATVREGKEKATEEEDDEVDAKADDFINKFKHQLKLQKLDSIIRYKEMINRGSGR, encoded by the coding sequence ATGTCAACAGTACCATATTCCCTATGGTCTTCCATTTTAAGCTGGTTTACCCCAACTGTGTTCTTTGTCTTCCTTAACCTTACAATAGGTACCATCTATTTCACTTCCACTTTGAGTTCCAGCAAGCCTAGTAGTGACGCACAAAGGCAGTACCACCCAGATGATGAAACAAACCCGAAGTTTGTTAGATCTCCATCTATGTTGCAGAGGCTGAAATCTATCAACTTGTATGCTTACAGATCTCAAGAACCTGTTGTTGCTAGTGCTACCACTGCCTATGAAAGTGTCCCTGATGTGGGTGATTTCCATTTCTCCTTTCAACAACAAACCCCTCAACAACAGCACCAGCCTTCCTTTGAGAGATCCCCTTCTGTTTTGCAAAGGCTAAAGTCCATTAACCTCTACAGCTACTTCTCCCCAGAGCAGACCAAAACCCATGAGAGTTACCCCCATAATCCTCCAGAGGTAGCTCAGGGTGAGGGACATGACGAAAAGGTGCAAGAGCCTGAAAAACAAGATGAAAAGGAGGGAACCCAAGGTGAAGGAAAAACGCTTGATGAAGTATACAGTCAACTGAAGGAGGGAAATCATGTTGCGAGGACCAAATCTGATACTAAACCAGCATCTGGTGAGGTACCAACTAAGCTTCcgaggaagatgaagaaatcTGCAAGTGTAAAGTCTGCTTTTCGACATTTCGAGGAAGAAGATATCGTGGAAAATCGACGGCCGGCCACCGTGAGAGAAGGGAAAGAGAAAGCTACGGAGGAAGAAGACGATGAGGTGGATGCCAAAGCTGATGATTTCATCAACAAGTTCAAGCACCAGCTGAAACTGCAAAAGCTTGATTCCATCATTAGGTACAAGGAGATGATCAATAGAGGGAGTGGTAGGTGA